A region of uncultured Carboxylicivirga sp. DNA encodes the following proteins:
- a CDS encoding Mur ligase family protein, translating into MRVHFIAIGGSAMHNLAIALHLKGFTVTGSDDEVFEPSKSRLATHGLLPKKEGWDEANINKELDAIILGMHARKDNPELLKAQKMGLKIFSYPEYLYEQTKDKTRVVIGGSHGKTTTTAMVMHVLKTLGKDFDYMVGAQLDGFDTMVRLTKEAPIAVFEGDEYLSSPIDLTPKFHWYKPQIAMLTGIAWDHMNVFPTWENYISQFTIFADSMPDKSALIYFDGDEELVKLANEQKDMLEVHAYSTLPYENKMGQVVVNWEGKEYPMAVFGDHNLQNMNGARMVCNKIGISDDEFLTAIGTFKGAAKRLQLLEKNEYTNIYLDFAHSPSKLKATTNAMKQQFADRRLIAVMELHTFSSLNKNFLPQYKHTMQMADQAIVFYNPEVLKHKRLPDITKLEVSDAFDQEGLLVMTESDELVNWLKKQDLKNSNLLIMTSGNFSGVDLKALAAELI; encoded by the coding sequence ATGAGGGTTCATTTTATTGCCATTGGTGGAAGTGCTATGCATAATTTGGCTATTGCCTTGCATCTGAAAGGTTTTACTGTTACTGGTTCGGATGATGAGGTTTTTGAACCTTCCAAATCACGATTGGCAACTCATGGCTTATTACCTAAAAAAGAAGGTTGGGATGAAGCCAATATCAATAAAGAATTGGATGCCATCATTCTTGGTATGCATGCCCGAAAAGATAATCCAGAACTATTGAAAGCTCAAAAGATGGGATTAAAGATTTTCTCTTATCCTGAATATCTGTATGAGCAGACCAAAGATAAAACCCGTGTTGTTATTGGTGGAAGTCATGGTAAAACAACAACGACTGCCATGGTAATGCATGTTTTGAAGACTCTGGGCAAAGATTTTGATTACATGGTAGGAGCACAGCTCGATGGATTTGATACCATGGTTCGACTCACAAAAGAAGCTCCGATTGCAGTGTTTGAAGGAGATGAATATTTGTCGTCGCCTATTGATCTGACTCCTAAATTTCATTGGTATAAACCACAGATCGCTATGCTGACGGGCATTGCCTGGGATCATATGAATGTTTTTCCAACCTGGGAGAATTACATTAGTCAGTTTACCATTTTTGCAGACAGCATGCCCGATAAGTCCGCCCTTATTTATTTTGATGGTGATGAAGAATTGGTTAAGCTGGCCAATGAGCAAAAAGATATGTTGGAGGTTCATGCTTATTCCACCTTACCCTACGAAAACAAAATGGGTCAGGTGGTTGTGAACTGGGAAGGTAAAGAATATCCAATGGCAGTGTTTGGCGATCACAATCTTCAGAATATGAATGGTGCCCGCATGGTTTGTAATAAGATTGGCATTTCGGATGATGAGTTTCTGACAGCCATTGGTACCTTTAAAGGGGCTGCTAAGCGACTTCAATTATTAGAAAAGAATGAGTATACTAATATCTATCTCGATTTTGCACATTCTCCATCTAAACTAAAGGCAACCACTAATGCCATGAAACAGCAGTTTGCTGACCGCAGGTTAATAGCCGTAATGGAATTACACACCTTTAGTAGTTTGAATAAAAACTTTTTGCCACAGTATAAACATACGATGCAAATGGCAGATCAAGCCATTGTATTCTATAATCCAGAAGTGTTAAAACACAAAAGATTGCCTGATATTACAAAGCTGGAAGTAAGTGATGCTTTTGATCAGGAAGGCTTATTGGTTATGACTGAATCGGACGAACTTGTCAATTGGTTAAAGAAACAGGATCTGAAAAATTCAAATTTATTAATCATGACATCCGGTAATTTCTCAGGTGTTGATTTAAAAGCTCTGGCTGCTGAATTGATTTAA